The following coding sequences lie in one Alosa sapidissima isolate fAloSap1 chromosome 15, fAloSap1.pri, whole genome shotgun sequence genomic window:
- the LOC121684119 gene encoding arfaptin-2-like isoform X1 yields the protein MADSIMSKAATMEIPINSNGDSRTLGEDDGLEQATHWNLDEKLMVCPPCLQKDLQQVMVSGPNLNETSIVSGGYGGAADGIIPTSSIKGPAIRYNPEYLGRRKSAEPKEDLRNKSRGITPSQSAASRIANQAQQYPAPSMHLSNSNPSMMAEEATRGVAVEKFDSVKKWGINTYKCTKQMFSERFGRGSRTVDLELETQIDLLRDTKSKYESVLRLASSLTSHFYNMVQTQQALGDIFADLSQKSPELQDEFGYNAETQKLLCKNGETLLGAINFFVSSVNTLVNKTMEDTLMTIKMYENARLEFDAYRADLEELGAGPRDAGTMVRIEMAQQQYQVQREKYERLRSDVSIKLKFLEENKVKVMHKQLLLFHNAISAYFAGNQQQLEQTLRQFNVKLKPPGSDKPSWLEEQ from the exons ATGGCAGACAGCATCATGAGCAAAGCAGCGACCATGGAAATCCCCATCAACAGTAACGGAGACTCCAGAACACTGGGAGAAGATGATGGCCTCGAACAG GCTACACATTGGAACTTAGATGAGAAG CTTATGGTCTGTCCTCCATGCCTCCaaaaggacctccaacaggtGATGGTGTCCGGGCCCAACCTGAACGAAACCAGCATCGTGTCCGGAGGCTACGGAGGCGCAGCAGATGGCATAATCCCAACCAGCTCCATCAAAG GCCCTGCCATCCGCTATAACCCTGAATACTTGGGCAGAAGGAAATCAGCTGAACCCAAAGAAG ACCTGCGCAACAAATCACGTGGCATCACCCCCAGCCAATCAGCAGCCAGCCGGATAGCCAACCAGGCACAGCAGTATCCAG CTCCCAGCATGCACCTCAGTAACAGCAACCCATCTATGATGGCGGAGGAGGCAACACGAGGCGTCGCCGTGGAGAAGTTTGACAGTGTGAAGAAGTGGGGCATTAACACATACAAA TGTACGAAGCAGATGTTTTCGGAGCGTTTCGGGCGGGGTTCGCGCACGGTGGACCTGGAGCTGGAGACTCAGATTGACCTGCTGCGCGACACCAAGAGCAAGTATGAGAGCGTGCTGCGCCTAGCCAGCTCCCTCACCAGCCACTTCTACAACATGGTGCAAACCCAGCAGGCCCTGGGGGACATCTTTGCTGACCTCAGCCAGAAGTCACCTGAGCTGCAG GACGAGTTTGGGTACAACGCCGAGACCCAGAAGCTGCTTTGCAAGAATGGCGAAACCTTGCTGGGCGCCATCAACTTCTTTGTGTCCAGCGTGAACACGCTGGTAAACAAGACCATGGAAGACACGCTGATGACCATCAAGATGTATGAGAATGCCAG gctGGAGTTTGATGCCTACCGGGCGGACCTGGAGGAGCTGGGCGCGGGGCCCCGTGACGCGGGCACCATGGTGCGGATCGAAATGGCTCAGCAGCAGTACCAGGTCCAAAGAGAGAAGTACGAGCGGCTGCGCAGCGACGTCTCCATCAAACTCAAGTTCCTCGAGGAGAATAAG gtgAAGGTGATGCATAAGCAGCTGCTTCTCTTCCACAACGCCATCTCGGCCTACTTTGCAGGCAACCAGCAGCAGCTGGAACAGACACTCAGACAATTCAACGTCAAGCTCAAACCCCCTGGCTCAGACAAGCCATCCTGGCTGGAGGAACAGTGa
- the LOC121684119 gene encoding arfaptin-2-like isoform X5, translating into MADSIMSKAATMEIPINSNGDSRTLGEDDGLEQATHWNLDEKLMVCPPCLQKDLQQVMVSGPNLNETSIVSGGYGGAADGIIPTSSIKDLRNKSRGITPSQSAASRIANQAQQYPAPSMHLSNSNPSMMAEEATRGVAVEKFDSVKKWGINTYKCTKQMFSERFGRGSRTVDLELETQIDLLRDTKSKYESVLRLASSLTSHFYNMVQTQQALGDIFADLSQKSPELQDEFGYNAETQKLLCKNGETLLGAINFFVSSVNTLVNKTMEDTLMTIKMYENARLEFDAYRADLEELGAGPRDAGTMVRIEMAQQQYQVQREKYERLRSDVSIKLKFLEENKVKVMHKQLLLFHNAISAYFAGNQQQLEQTLRQFNVKLKPPGSDKPSWLEEQ; encoded by the exons ATGGCAGACAGCATCATGAGCAAAGCAGCGACCATGGAAATCCCCATCAACAGTAACGGAGACTCCAGAACACTGGGAGAAGATGATGGCCTCGAACAG GCTACACATTGGAACTTAGATGAGAAG CTTATGGTCTGTCCTCCATGCCTCCaaaaggacctccaacaggtGATGGTGTCCGGGCCCAACCTGAACGAAACCAGCATCGTGTCCGGAGGCTACGGAGGCGCAGCAGATGGCATAATCCCAACCAGCTCCATCAAAG ACCTGCGCAACAAATCACGTGGCATCACCCCCAGCCAATCAGCAGCCAGCCGGATAGCCAACCAGGCACAGCAGTATCCAG CTCCCAGCATGCACCTCAGTAACAGCAACCCATCTATGATGGCGGAGGAGGCAACACGAGGCGTCGCCGTGGAGAAGTTTGACAGTGTGAAGAAGTGGGGCATTAACACATACAAA TGTACGAAGCAGATGTTTTCGGAGCGTTTCGGGCGGGGTTCGCGCACGGTGGACCTGGAGCTGGAGACTCAGATTGACCTGCTGCGCGACACCAAGAGCAAGTATGAGAGCGTGCTGCGCCTAGCCAGCTCCCTCACCAGCCACTTCTACAACATGGTGCAAACCCAGCAGGCCCTGGGGGACATCTTTGCTGACCTCAGCCAGAAGTCACCTGAGCTGCAG GACGAGTTTGGGTACAACGCCGAGACCCAGAAGCTGCTTTGCAAGAATGGCGAAACCTTGCTGGGCGCCATCAACTTCTTTGTGTCCAGCGTGAACACGCTGGTAAACAAGACCATGGAAGACACGCTGATGACCATCAAGATGTATGAGAATGCCAG gctGGAGTTTGATGCCTACCGGGCGGACCTGGAGGAGCTGGGCGCGGGGCCCCGTGACGCGGGCACCATGGTGCGGATCGAAATGGCTCAGCAGCAGTACCAGGTCCAAAGAGAGAAGTACGAGCGGCTGCGCAGCGACGTCTCCATCAAACTCAAGTTCCTCGAGGAGAATAAG gtgAAGGTGATGCATAAGCAGCTGCTTCTCTTCCACAACGCCATCTCGGCCTACTTTGCAGGCAACCAGCAGCAGCTGGAACAGACACTCAGACAATTCAACGTCAAGCTCAAACCCCCTGGCTCAGACAAGCCATCCTGGCTGGAGGAACAGTGa
- the LOC121684119 gene encoding arfaptin-2-like isoform X7: MADSIMSKAATMEIPINSNGDSRTLGEDDGLEQATHWNLDEKLMVCPPCLQKDLQQVMVSGPNLNETSIVSGGYGGAADGIIPTSSIKAPSMHLSNSNPSMMAEEATRGVAVEKFDSVKKWGINTYKCTKQMFSERFGRGSRTVDLELETQIDLLRDTKSKYESVLRLASSLTSHFYNMVQTQQALGDIFADLSQKSPELQDEFGYNAETQKLLCKNGETLLGAINFFVSSVNTLVNKTMEDTLMTIKMYENARLEFDAYRADLEELGAGPRDAGTMVRIEMAQQQYQVQREKYERLRSDVSIKLKFLEENKVKVMHKQLLLFHNAISAYFAGNQQQLEQTLRQFNVKLKPPGSDKPSWLEEQ, translated from the exons ATGGCAGACAGCATCATGAGCAAAGCAGCGACCATGGAAATCCCCATCAACAGTAACGGAGACTCCAGAACACTGGGAGAAGATGATGGCCTCGAACAG GCTACACATTGGAACTTAGATGAGAAG CTTATGGTCTGTCCTCCATGCCTCCaaaaggacctccaacaggtGATGGTGTCCGGGCCCAACCTGAACGAAACCAGCATCGTGTCCGGAGGCTACGGAGGCGCAGCAGATGGCATAATCCCAACCAGCTCCATCAAAG CTCCCAGCATGCACCTCAGTAACAGCAACCCATCTATGATGGCGGAGGAGGCAACACGAGGCGTCGCCGTGGAGAAGTTTGACAGTGTGAAGAAGTGGGGCATTAACACATACAAA TGTACGAAGCAGATGTTTTCGGAGCGTTTCGGGCGGGGTTCGCGCACGGTGGACCTGGAGCTGGAGACTCAGATTGACCTGCTGCGCGACACCAAGAGCAAGTATGAGAGCGTGCTGCGCCTAGCCAGCTCCCTCACCAGCCACTTCTACAACATGGTGCAAACCCAGCAGGCCCTGGGGGACATCTTTGCTGACCTCAGCCAGAAGTCACCTGAGCTGCAG GACGAGTTTGGGTACAACGCCGAGACCCAGAAGCTGCTTTGCAAGAATGGCGAAACCTTGCTGGGCGCCATCAACTTCTTTGTGTCCAGCGTGAACACGCTGGTAAACAAGACCATGGAAGACACGCTGATGACCATCAAGATGTATGAGAATGCCAG gctGGAGTTTGATGCCTACCGGGCGGACCTGGAGGAGCTGGGCGCGGGGCCCCGTGACGCGGGCACCATGGTGCGGATCGAAATGGCTCAGCAGCAGTACCAGGTCCAAAGAGAGAAGTACGAGCGGCTGCGCAGCGACGTCTCCATCAAACTCAAGTTCCTCGAGGAGAATAAG gtgAAGGTGATGCATAAGCAGCTGCTTCTCTTCCACAACGCCATCTCGGCCTACTTTGCAGGCAACCAGCAGCAGCTGGAACAGACACTCAGACAATTCAACGTCAAGCTCAAACCCCCTGGCTCAGACAAGCCATCCTGGCTGGAGGAACAGTGa
- the LOC121684119 gene encoding arfaptin-2-like isoform X8: MADSIMSKAATMEIPINSNGDSRTLGEDDGLEQATHWNLDEKDLQQVMVSGPNLNETSIVSGGYGGAADGIIPTSSIKAPSMHLSNSNPSMMAEEATRGVAVEKFDSVKKWGINTYKCTKQMFSERFGRGSRTVDLELETQIDLLRDTKSKYESVLRLASSLTSHFYNMVQTQQALGDIFADLSQKSPELQDEFGYNAETQKLLCKNGETLLGAINFFVSSVNTLVNKTMEDTLMTIKMYENARLEFDAYRADLEELGAGPRDAGTMVRIEMAQQQYQVQREKYERLRSDVSIKLKFLEENKVKVMHKQLLLFHNAISAYFAGNQQQLEQTLRQFNVKLKPPGSDKPSWLEEQ, translated from the exons ATGGCAGACAGCATCATGAGCAAAGCAGCGACCATGGAAATCCCCATCAACAGTAACGGAGACTCCAGAACACTGGGAGAAGATGATGGCCTCGAACAG GCTACACATTGGAACTTAGATGAGAAG gacctccaacaggtGATGGTGTCCGGGCCCAACCTGAACGAAACCAGCATCGTGTCCGGAGGCTACGGAGGCGCAGCAGATGGCATAATCCCAACCAGCTCCATCAAAG CTCCCAGCATGCACCTCAGTAACAGCAACCCATCTATGATGGCGGAGGAGGCAACACGAGGCGTCGCCGTGGAGAAGTTTGACAGTGTGAAGAAGTGGGGCATTAACACATACAAA TGTACGAAGCAGATGTTTTCGGAGCGTTTCGGGCGGGGTTCGCGCACGGTGGACCTGGAGCTGGAGACTCAGATTGACCTGCTGCGCGACACCAAGAGCAAGTATGAGAGCGTGCTGCGCCTAGCCAGCTCCCTCACCAGCCACTTCTACAACATGGTGCAAACCCAGCAGGCCCTGGGGGACATCTTTGCTGACCTCAGCCAGAAGTCACCTGAGCTGCAG GACGAGTTTGGGTACAACGCCGAGACCCAGAAGCTGCTTTGCAAGAATGGCGAAACCTTGCTGGGCGCCATCAACTTCTTTGTGTCCAGCGTGAACACGCTGGTAAACAAGACCATGGAAGACACGCTGATGACCATCAAGATGTATGAGAATGCCAG gctGGAGTTTGATGCCTACCGGGCGGACCTGGAGGAGCTGGGCGCGGGGCCCCGTGACGCGGGCACCATGGTGCGGATCGAAATGGCTCAGCAGCAGTACCAGGTCCAAAGAGAGAAGTACGAGCGGCTGCGCAGCGACGTCTCCATCAAACTCAAGTTCCTCGAGGAGAATAAG gtgAAGGTGATGCATAAGCAGCTGCTTCTCTTCCACAACGCCATCTCGGCCTACTTTGCAGGCAACCAGCAGCAGCTGGAACAGACACTCAGACAATTCAACGTCAAGCTCAAACCCCCTGGCTCAGACAAGCCATCCTGGCTGGAGGAACAGTGa
- the LOC121684119 gene encoding arfaptin-2-like isoform X2, whose amino-acid sequence MADSIMSKAATMEIPINSNGDSRTLGEDDGLEQLMVCPPCLQKDLQQVMVSGPNLNETSIVSGGYGGAADGIIPTSSIKGPAIRYNPEYLGRRKSAEPKEDLRNKSRGITPSQSAASRIANQAQQYPAPSMHLSNSNPSMMAEEATRGVAVEKFDSVKKWGINTYKCTKQMFSERFGRGSRTVDLELETQIDLLRDTKSKYESVLRLASSLTSHFYNMVQTQQALGDIFADLSQKSPELQDEFGYNAETQKLLCKNGETLLGAINFFVSSVNTLVNKTMEDTLMTIKMYENARLEFDAYRADLEELGAGPRDAGTMVRIEMAQQQYQVQREKYERLRSDVSIKLKFLEENKVKVMHKQLLLFHNAISAYFAGNQQQLEQTLRQFNVKLKPPGSDKPSWLEEQ is encoded by the exons ATGGCAGACAGCATCATGAGCAAAGCAGCGACCATGGAAATCCCCATCAACAGTAACGGAGACTCCAGAACACTGGGAGAAGATGATGGCCTCGAACAG CTTATGGTCTGTCCTCCATGCCTCCaaaaggacctccaacaggtGATGGTGTCCGGGCCCAACCTGAACGAAACCAGCATCGTGTCCGGAGGCTACGGAGGCGCAGCAGATGGCATAATCCCAACCAGCTCCATCAAAG GCCCTGCCATCCGCTATAACCCTGAATACTTGGGCAGAAGGAAATCAGCTGAACCCAAAGAAG ACCTGCGCAACAAATCACGTGGCATCACCCCCAGCCAATCAGCAGCCAGCCGGATAGCCAACCAGGCACAGCAGTATCCAG CTCCCAGCATGCACCTCAGTAACAGCAACCCATCTATGATGGCGGAGGAGGCAACACGAGGCGTCGCCGTGGAGAAGTTTGACAGTGTGAAGAAGTGGGGCATTAACACATACAAA TGTACGAAGCAGATGTTTTCGGAGCGTTTCGGGCGGGGTTCGCGCACGGTGGACCTGGAGCTGGAGACTCAGATTGACCTGCTGCGCGACACCAAGAGCAAGTATGAGAGCGTGCTGCGCCTAGCCAGCTCCCTCACCAGCCACTTCTACAACATGGTGCAAACCCAGCAGGCCCTGGGGGACATCTTTGCTGACCTCAGCCAGAAGTCACCTGAGCTGCAG GACGAGTTTGGGTACAACGCCGAGACCCAGAAGCTGCTTTGCAAGAATGGCGAAACCTTGCTGGGCGCCATCAACTTCTTTGTGTCCAGCGTGAACACGCTGGTAAACAAGACCATGGAAGACACGCTGATGACCATCAAGATGTATGAGAATGCCAG gctGGAGTTTGATGCCTACCGGGCGGACCTGGAGGAGCTGGGCGCGGGGCCCCGTGACGCGGGCACCATGGTGCGGATCGAAATGGCTCAGCAGCAGTACCAGGTCCAAAGAGAGAAGTACGAGCGGCTGCGCAGCGACGTCTCCATCAAACTCAAGTTCCTCGAGGAGAATAAG gtgAAGGTGATGCATAAGCAGCTGCTTCTCTTCCACAACGCCATCTCGGCCTACTTTGCAGGCAACCAGCAGCAGCTGGAACAGACACTCAGACAATTCAACGTCAAGCTCAAACCCCCTGGCTCAGACAAGCCATCCTGGCTGGAGGAACAGTGa
- the LOC121684119 gene encoding arfaptin-2-like isoform X9, which translates to MADSIMSKAATMEIPINSNGDSRTLGEDDGLEQDLQQVMVSGPNLNETSIVSGGYGGAADGIIPTSSIKAPSMHLSNSNPSMMAEEATRGVAVEKFDSVKKWGINTYKCTKQMFSERFGRGSRTVDLELETQIDLLRDTKSKYESVLRLASSLTSHFYNMVQTQQALGDIFADLSQKSPELQDEFGYNAETQKLLCKNGETLLGAINFFVSSVNTLVNKTMEDTLMTIKMYENARLEFDAYRADLEELGAGPRDAGTMVRIEMAQQQYQVQREKYERLRSDVSIKLKFLEENKVKVMHKQLLLFHNAISAYFAGNQQQLEQTLRQFNVKLKPPGSDKPSWLEEQ; encoded by the exons ATGGCAGACAGCATCATGAGCAAAGCAGCGACCATGGAAATCCCCATCAACAGTAACGGAGACTCCAGAACACTGGGAGAAGATGATGGCCTCGAACAG gacctccaacaggtGATGGTGTCCGGGCCCAACCTGAACGAAACCAGCATCGTGTCCGGAGGCTACGGAGGCGCAGCAGATGGCATAATCCCAACCAGCTCCATCAAAG CTCCCAGCATGCACCTCAGTAACAGCAACCCATCTATGATGGCGGAGGAGGCAACACGAGGCGTCGCCGTGGAGAAGTTTGACAGTGTGAAGAAGTGGGGCATTAACACATACAAA TGTACGAAGCAGATGTTTTCGGAGCGTTTCGGGCGGGGTTCGCGCACGGTGGACCTGGAGCTGGAGACTCAGATTGACCTGCTGCGCGACACCAAGAGCAAGTATGAGAGCGTGCTGCGCCTAGCCAGCTCCCTCACCAGCCACTTCTACAACATGGTGCAAACCCAGCAGGCCCTGGGGGACATCTTTGCTGACCTCAGCCAGAAGTCACCTGAGCTGCAG GACGAGTTTGGGTACAACGCCGAGACCCAGAAGCTGCTTTGCAAGAATGGCGAAACCTTGCTGGGCGCCATCAACTTCTTTGTGTCCAGCGTGAACACGCTGGTAAACAAGACCATGGAAGACACGCTGATGACCATCAAGATGTATGAGAATGCCAG gctGGAGTTTGATGCCTACCGGGCGGACCTGGAGGAGCTGGGCGCGGGGCCCCGTGACGCGGGCACCATGGTGCGGATCGAAATGGCTCAGCAGCAGTACCAGGTCCAAAGAGAGAAGTACGAGCGGCTGCGCAGCGACGTCTCCATCAAACTCAAGTTCCTCGAGGAGAATAAG gtgAAGGTGATGCATAAGCAGCTGCTTCTCTTCCACAACGCCATCTCGGCCTACTTTGCAGGCAACCAGCAGCAGCTGGAACAGACACTCAGACAATTCAACGTCAAGCTCAAACCCCCTGGCTCAGACAAGCCATCCTGGCTGGAGGAACAGTGa
- the LOC121684119 gene encoding arfaptin-2-like isoform X4 — MADSIMSKAATMEIPINSNGDSRTLGEDDGLEQDLQQVMVSGPNLNETSIVSGGYGGAADGIIPTSSIKGPAIRYNPEYLGRRKSAEPKEDLRNKSRGITPSQSAASRIANQAQQYPAPSMHLSNSNPSMMAEEATRGVAVEKFDSVKKWGINTYKCTKQMFSERFGRGSRTVDLELETQIDLLRDTKSKYESVLRLASSLTSHFYNMVQTQQALGDIFADLSQKSPELQDEFGYNAETQKLLCKNGETLLGAINFFVSSVNTLVNKTMEDTLMTIKMYENARLEFDAYRADLEELGAGPRDAGTMVRIEMAQQQYQVQREKYERLRSDVSIKLKFLEENKVKVMHKQLLLFHNAISAYFAGNQQQLEQTLRQFNVKLKPPGSDKPSWLEEQ, encoded by the exons ATGGCAGACAGCATCATGAGCAAAGCAGCGACCATGGAAATCCCCATCAACAGTAACGGAGACTCCAGAACACTGGGAGAAGATGATGGCCTCGAACAG gacctccaacaggtGATGGTGTCCGGGCCCAACCTGAACGAAACCAGCATCGTGTCCGGAGGCTACGGAGGCGCAGCAGATGGCATAATCCCAACCAGCTCCATCAAAG GCCCTGCCATCCGCTATAACCCTGAATACTTGGGCAGAAGGAAATCAGCTGAACCCAAAGAAG ACCTGCGCAACAAATCACGTGGCATCACCCCCAGCCAATCAGCAGCCAGCCGGATAGCCAACCAGGCACAGCAGTATCCAG CTCCCAGCATGCACCTCAGTAACAGCAACCCATCTATGATGGCGGAGGAGGCAACACGAGGCGTCGCCGTGGAGAAGTTTGACAGTGTGAAGAAGTGGGGCATTAACACATACAAA TGTACGAAGCAGATGTTTTCGGAGCGTTTCGGGCGGGGTTCGCGCACGGTGGACCTGGAGCTGGAGACTCAGATTGACCTGCTGCGCGACACCAAGAGCAAGTATGAGAGCGTGCTGCGCCTAGCCAGCTCCCTCACCAGCCACTTCTACAACATGGTGCAAACCCAGCAGGCCCTGGGGGACATCTTTGCTGACCTCAGCCAGAAGTCACCTGAGCTGCAG GACGAGTTTGGGTACAACGCCGAGACCCAGAAGCTGCTTTGCAAGAATGGCGAAACCTTGCTGGGCGCCATCAACTTCTTTGTGTCCAGCGTGAACACGCTGGTAAACAAGACCATGGAAGACACGCTGATGACCATCAAGATGTATGAGAATGCCAG gctGGAGTTTGATGCCTACCGGGCGGACCTGGAGGAGCTGGGCGCGGGGCCCCGTGACGCGGGCACCATGGTGCGGATCGAAATGGCTCAGCAGCAGTACCAGGTCCAAAGAGAGAAGTACGAGCGGCTGCGCAGCGACGTCTCCATCAAACTCAAGTTCCTCGAGGAGAATAAG gtgAAGGTGATGCATAAGCAGCTGCTTCTCTTCCACAACGCCATCTCGGCCTACTTTGCAGGCAACCAGCAGCAGCTGGAACAGACACTCAGACAATTCAACGTCAAGCTCAAACCCCCTGGCTCAGACAAGCCATCCTGGCTGGAGGAACAGTGa
- the LOC121684119 gene encoding arfaptin-2-like isoform X3, giving the protein MADSIMSKAATMEIPINSNGDSRTLGEDDGLEQATHWNLDEKDLQQVMVSGPNLNETSIVSGGYGGAADGIIPTSSIKGPAIRYNPEYLGRRKSAEPKEDLRNKSRGITPSQSAASRIANQAQQYPAPSMHLSNSNPSMMAEEATRGVAVEKFDSVKKWGINTYKCTKQMFSERFGRGSRTVDLELETQIDLLRDTKSKYESVLRLASSLTSHFYNMVQTQQALGDIFADLSQKSPELQDEFGYNAETQKLLCKNGETLLGAINFFVSSVNTLVNKTMEDTLMTIKMYENARLEFDAYRADLEELGAGPRDAGTMVRIEMAQQQYQVQREKYERLRSDVSIKLKFLEENKVKVMHKQLLLFHNAISAYFAGNQQQLEQTLRQFNVKLKPPGSDKPSWLEEQ; this is encoded by the exons ATGGCAGACAGCATCATGAGCAAAGCAGCGACCATGGAAATCCCCATCAACAGTAACGGAGACTCCAGAACACTGGGAGAAGATGATGGCCTCGAACAG GCTACACATTGGAACTTAGATGAGAAG gacctccaacaggtGATGGTGTCCGGGCCCAACCTGAACGAAACCAGCATCGTGTCCGGAGGCTACGGAGGCGCAGCAGATGGCATAATCCCAACCAGCTCCATCAAAG GCCCTGCCATCCGCTATAACCCTGAATACTTGGGCAGAAGGAAATCAGCTGAACCCAAAGAAG ACCTGCGCAACAAATCACGTGGCATCACCCCCAGCCAATCAGCAGCCAGCCGGATAGCCAACCAGGCACAGCAGTATCCAG CTCCCAGCATGCACCTCAGTAACAGCAACCCATCTATGATGGCGGAGGAGGCAACACGAGGCGTCGCCGTGGAGAAGTTTGACAGTGTGAAGAAGTGGGGCATTAACACATACAAA TGTACGAAGCAGATGTTTTCGGAGCGTTTCGGGCGGGGTTCGCGCACGGTGGACCTGGAGCTGGAGACTCAGATTGACCTGCTGCGCGACACCAAGAGCAAGTATGAGAGCGTGCTGCGCCTAGCCAGCTCCCTCACCAGCCACTTCTACAACATGGTGCAAACCCAGCAGGCCCTGGGGGACATCTTTGCTGACCTCAGCCAGAAGTCACCTGAGCTGCAG GACGAGTTTGGGTACAACGCCGAGACCCAGAAGCTGCTTTGCAAGAATGGCGAAACCTTGCTGGGCGCCATCAACTTCTTTGTGTCCAGCGTGAACACGCTGGTAAACAAGACCATGGAAGACACGCTGATGACCATCAAGATGTATGAGAATGCCAG gctGGAGTTTGATGCCTACCGGGCGGACCTGGAGGAGCTGGGCGCGGGGCCCCGTGACGCGGGCACCATGGTGCGGATCGAAATGGCTCAGCAGCAGTACCAGGTCCAAAGAGAGAAGTACGAGCGGCTGCGCAGCGACGTCTCCATCAAACTCAAGTTCCTCGAGGAGAATAAG gtgAAGGTGATGCATAAGCAGCTGCTTCTCTTCCACAACGCCATCTCGGCCTACTTTGCAGGCAACCAGCAGCAGCTGGAACAGACACTCAGACAATTCAACGTCAAGCTCAAACCCCCTGGCTCAGACAAGCCATCCTGGCTGGAGGAACAGTGa
- the LOC121684119 gene encoding arfaptin-2-like isoform X6, with translation MADSIMSKAATMEIPINSNGDSRTLGEDDGLEQDLQQVMVSGPNLNETSIVSGGYGGAADGIIPTSSIKDLRNKSRGITPSQSAASRIANQAQQYPAPSMHLSNSNPSMMAEEATRGVAVEKFDSVKKWGINTYKCTKQMFSERFGRGSRTVDLELETQIDLLRDTKSKYESVLRLASSLTSHFYNMVQTQQALGDIFADLSQKSPELQDEFGYNAETQKLLCKNGETLLGAINFFVSSVNTLVNKTMEDTLMTIKMYENARLEFDAYRADLEELGAGPRDAGTMVRIEMAQQQYQVQREKYERLRSDVSIKLKFLEENKVKVMHKQLLLFHNAISAYFAGNQQQLEQTLRQFNVKLKPPGSDKPSWLEEQ, from the exons ATGGCAGACAGCATCATGAGCAAAGCAGCGACCATGGAAATCCCCATCAACAGTAACGGAGACTCCAGAACACTGGGAGAAGATGATGGCCTCGAACAG gacctccaacaggtGATGGTGTCCGGGCCCAACCTGAACGAAACCAGCATCGTGTCCGGAGGCTACGGAGGCGCAGCAGATGGCATAATCCCAACCAGCTCCATCAAAG ACCTGCGCAACAAATCACGTGGCATCACCCCCAGCCAATCAGCAGCCAGCCGGATAGCCAACCAGGCACAGCAGTATCCAG CTCCCAGCATGCACCTCAGTAACAGCAACCCATCTATGATGGCGGAGGAGGCAACACGAGGCGTCGCCGTGGAGAAGTTTGACAGTGTGAAGAAGTGGGGCATTAACACATACAAA TGTACGAAGCAGATGTTTTCGGAGCGTTTCGGGCGGGGTTCGCGCACGGTGGACCTGGAGCTGGAGACTCAGATTGACCTGCTGCGCGACACCAAGAGCAAGTATGAGAGCGTGCTGCGCCTAGCCAGCTCCCTCACCAGCCACTTCTACAACATGGTGCAAACCCAGCAGGCCCTGGGGGACATCTTTGCTGACCTCAGCCAGAAGTCACCTGAGCTGCAG GACGAGTTTGGGTACAACGCCGAGACCCAGAAGCTGCTTTGCAAGAATGGCGAAACCTTGCTGGGCGCCATCAACTTCTTTGTGTCCAGCGTGAACACGCTGGTAAACAAGACCATGGAAGACACGCTGATGACCATCAAGATGTATGAGAATGCCAG gctGGAGTTTGATGCCTACCGGGCGGACCTGGAGGAGCTGGGCGCGGGGCCCCGTGACGCGGGCACCATGGTGCGGATCGAAATGGCTCAGCAGCAGTACCAGGTCCAAAGAGAGAAGTACGAGCGGCTGCGCAGCGACGTCTCCATCAAACTCAAGTTCCTCGAGGAGAATAAG gtgAAGGTGATGCATAAGCAGCTGCTTCTCTTCCACAACGCCATCTCGGCCTACTTTGCAGGCAACCAGCAGCAGCTGGAACAGACACTCAGACAATTCAACGTCAAGCTCAAACCCCCTGGCTCAGACAAGCCATCCTGGCTGGAGGAACAGTGa